One part of the Arachidicoccus terrestris genome encodes these proteins:
- the mnmG gene encoding tRNA uridine-5-carboxymethylaminomethyl(34) synthesis enzyme MnmG, producing the protein MFQEYDVIVAGAGHAGSEAAAAAANLGNKVLLITMNMNTIAQMSCNPAMGGIAKGQIVREIDAMGGYSGIVSDKSMIQFRMLNKSKGPAMWSPRTQNDRMLFALTWREMLEHTENLDFYQDTVQGILVKDQQVIGVKTNLGHEIKAKSVILTSGTFLNGIIHIGEKQFGGGRVAEKSATGITEQLISLGFQSDRLKTGTPPRVDARSLDYSKMEIQKGDDVITGFSYLETVNKLDPAKQLPCHITYTNTEVHDLLKTGFDRSPMYTGRIEGTGPRYCPSIEDKINRFADKNRHQLFVEPEGFKTVEIYVNGFSTSLPEDVQYKALSKVPGFENVKMFRPGYAIEYDYFPPTQLKANLETKLIKNLFFAGQINGTTGYEEAACQGLMAGINAHLAISEKEPLILKRNEAYIGVLIDDLINKGTDEPYRMFTSRAEYRTLLRQDNADLRLTELSYQLGLAKEERYQTVQQKKTDVAAMIEQLKQTSISPEQINPYLEKIGSTPISEKQKFSKIILRPAVSLEDMINEVGILKDIINIKNLNNIQQSEIQIKYERYIEKEQEIVDKINQMESLVIPDSFDYNKITALGTEAIQKFNKIRPRTIGQAGRISGVNPADIQILMVHMGR; encoded by the coding sequence ATGTTTCAGGAATATGATGTTATAGTGGCTGGAGCCGGACATGCCGGAAGTGAAGCTGCTGCCGCTGCCGCTAACTTAGGTAATAAAGTGCTCCTTATTACCATGAACATGAATACGATTGCTCAAATGAGCTGTAATCCAGCTATGGGAGGAATCGCTAAAGGTCAAATAGTCCGGGAAATAGATGCAATGGGGGGTTATAGTGGCATTGTCTCAGATAAGAGCATGATCCAGTTTAGAATGTTGAATAAAAGCAAAGGTCCCGCCATGTGGAGTCCCCGCACACAAAATGACCGCATGTTGTTCGCCTTAACATGGAGAGAAATGCTTGAACATACAGAGAATCTCGACTTCTATCAGGACACAGTGCAGGGTATTCTTGTAAAAGATCAGCAAGTTATAGGCGTAAAGACTAATCTAGGCCATGAAATCAAGGCTAAATCGGTTATACTTACAAGTGGAACCTTCTTAAATGGTATTATACATATTGGCGAAAAGCAATTTGGAGGGGGCAGGGTAGCTGAAAAAAGCGCGACTGGCATTACTGAACAACTGATAAGCCTGGGTTTTCAAAGTGACAGGCTTAAAACAGGTACTCCTCCCAGGGTAGATGCCAGAAGTCTGGACTATTCAAAAATGGAAATCCAAAAAGGAGACGATGTAATCACAGGATTTTCATACCTCGAGACAGTCAATAAATTAGACCCGGCCAAACAATTGCCTTGCCATATTACTTATACAAACACTGAGGTACATGACTTATTAAAAACAGGTTTTGATCGAAGTCCAATGTATACAGGGAGAATAGAAGGAACAGGCCCCAGATACTGCCCCAGTATCGAAGATAAGATAAACCGGTTTGCTGATAAGAACCGACACCAATTGTTTGTTGAACCCGAAGGGTTCAAAACAGTCGAAATCTATGTAAACGGGTTTTCAACTTCCCTACCGGAAGATGTACAATATAAGGCACTGTCAAAAGTACCAGGATTCGAAAATGTAAAAATGTTTCGCCCGGGTTATGCCATTGAATACGATTATTTTCCACCTACACAGTTAAAAGCAAATCTTGAAACAAAACTTATTAAAAATCTGTTCTTTGCCGGGCAGATAAATGGAACCACCGGATATGAAGAAGCTGCCTGTCAGGGATTAATGGCGGGTATCAATGCACATCTTGCCATATCAGAAAAGGAGCCATTAATTTTAAAAAGGAATGAAGCTTATATAGGTGTACTCATTGACGATCTGATCAATAAAGGCACTGATGAGCCCTATCGGATGTTCACCAGCAGAGCGGAATATCGAACATTATTACGGCAAGACAATGCCGATTTAAGGTTGACTGAGTTAAGCTACCAGTTAGGTTTGGCAAAAGAAGAGCGCTACCAAACAGTTCAACAGAAAAAAACGGACGTCGCAGCGATGATTGAACAGTTAAAGCAAACCTCCATTTCTCCTGAACAGATCAATCCCTATTTGGAAAAAATCGGTTCTACACCCATTAGTGAAAAGCAGAAATTTTCTAAGATAATTCTCCGCCCTGCAGTTTCACTGGAAGATATGATCAATGAAGTAGGTATATTGAAGGATATTATTAATATTAAAAATTTAAATAATATTCAACAATCTGAAATACAGATAAAATATGAAAGATATATAGAAAAAGAACAGGAAATTGTTGATAAAATCAATCAGATGGAATCTTTAGTAATACCCGATTCATTTGATTATAATAAAATAACCGCATTAGGCACAGAAGCTATCCAAAAATTCAATAAAATCCGTCCAAGAACCATTGGGCAGGCAGGCAGAATAAGCGGCGTAAATCCGGCTGATATTCAAATTCTGATGGTTCATATGGGCAGGTAA
- the ybeY gene encoding rRNA maturation RNase YbeY, with amino-acid sequence MQRVSFNYLDKQLHLKNKTAIKAFIATIFKSEKKGLKSIDYIFCSDDTLLDMNKQQLKHDYYTDILTFELSSTKDTIAEVYISVDRVKDNAKTLQEPFEKEMLRVLFHGALHLCHYKDKTAKEAVLMRKMEDYYIKKYYRTSVPRGTKLR; translated from the coding sequence ATGCAAAGAGTATCCTTTAATTACTTAGACAAACAGCTTCATTTAAAGAATAAAACCGCAATTAAAGCTTTTATAGCAACAATTTTCAAATCTGAAAAGAAAGGCCTCAAATCAATTGACTACATATTCTGCTCTGACGATACACTGCTTGATATGAATAAGCAACAGCTAAAACATGATTATTACACAGATATCCTTACGTTTGAATTAAGTTCTACTAAAGATACAATAGCAGAGGTTTACATTAGTGTTGATAGGGTAAAAGACAATGCAAAGACCTTACAGGAGCCTTTTGAAAAGGAAATGCTTCGTGTTTTATTTCACGGTGCCCTACATCTTTGCCACTATAAAGATAAGACAGCAAAAGAAGCGGTATTGATGCGAAAAATGGAGGATTACTACATAAAAAAGTACTATAGGACAAGTGTTCCACGTGGAACTAAATTAAGATAG
- a CDS encoding DMT family transporter, which yields MNWFILIIAGLFEVGFATCLEKGNQSSGSTAVLWYSGFVISLTVSMLLLIKATQALPIGTAYAVWTGIGAVGTVLVGILWFKEPASFWRVFFLFTLIGSIVGLKAVSH from the coding sequence ATGAACTGGTTCATTCTAATTATTGCAGGGTTATTCGAAGTAGGCTTTGCTACTTGTCTGGAAAAAGGCAATCAGTCCAGTGGGTCAACCGCGGTCCTATGGTATAGCGGTTTTGTGATCAGTTTGACAGTCAGTATGTTATTACTGATTAAGGCAACGCAGGCGCTCCCTATCGGAACAGCTTACGCAGTCTGGACAGGAATTGGCGCTGTCGGCACTGTTTTGGTAGGTATATTATGGTTTAAAGAACCAGCCAGTTTTTGGCGGGTCTTTTTCCTATTCACGCTGATTGGTTCCATTGTGGGGCTTAAAGCAGTATCACATTAA
- the nadD gene encoding nicotinate (nicotinamide) nucleotide adenylyltransferase → MKIGLYFGSFNPIHTGHLIIAEHVLNYTDLDRVWLVISPQNPLKPSSTLLGEYDRLHLVNLAIENSSRLKAVDVEFRLPKPSYTITTLTYLTEKYPDDEFTVIMGSDSFNNLPKWRNYEQLIRDYLFLIYLRPGFPVERLNPGINAHILEAPMLDISASFIRKNIQENKSIRFLVPERVVDYIETNNYFK, encoded by the coding sequence ATGAAGATAGGTTTATACTTTGGATCCTTTAATCCGATTCATACTGGTCATCTTATCATTGCCGAGCACGTACTAAATTATACTGATTTAGATAGGGTATGGTTGGTAATATCGCCACAGAATCCACTCAAACCTTCCAGCACTTTGTTGGGCGAATATGACCGGTTGCATTTGGTTAATCTTGCTATTGAAAACAGTAGCCGACTAAAAGCGGTAGACGTAGAATTTCGATTGCCGAAACCTTCTTATACTATTACAACGCTTACTTATCTGACTGAAAAATATCCGGATGATGAATTTACCGTGATCATGGGGTCTGACAGTTTTAATAATTTGCCCAAATGGCGAAATTATGAACAGTTAATACGTGATTATTTATTTTTGATTTATTTAAGGCCCGGTTTTCCGGTTGAAAGATTAAACCCTGGCATAAATGCACATATCCTGGAAGCACCTATGCTGGATATATCTGCATCGTTTATCCGGAAAAATATTCAAGAAAATAAATCCATCCGTTTTCTAGTGCCAGAAAGGGTTGTTGACTATATCGAGACAAATAACTACTTTAAATAG
- a CDS encoding FeoA family protein codes for MKKLSEIRVGKAVVIREFSNNEIFIKLMEMGCIPGEIIKVEQIAPLGDPISISVVGYNLSLRINEAENILVEEVV; via the coding sequence ATGAAGAAGTTGTCAGAAATCCGTGTTGGAAAAGCCGTCGTAATTAGGGAATTTTCTAATAATGAAATATTTATTAAGTTAATGGAGATGGGTTGTATTCCAGGTGAAATTATTAAAGTAGAACAAATTGCCCCATTGGGTGATCCTATATCCATCTCTGTAGTGGGCTATAATTTAAGCTTGCGGATAAATGAAGCCGAGAATATACTCGTTGAAGAGGTAGTCTAG
- the nadA gene encoding quinolinate synthase NadA produces the protein MNIIEAKAHLNKKGFLDLPVDPSLDLFAEIEKLKKETNAIILAHYYQEADIQDLADYIGDSLGLAQQAATTSADVIVFAGVHFMAETAKILNPTKKVLLPDLNAGCSLADSAPTEAFRKFKEAHPDHIVISYINCTAEIKALSDIICTSGNVEKIIDSVPKEQKIIFAPDRNLGAYINKRTGRDMLLWDGSCMVHEIFSLEKILGLKERHPEALLLAHPECEEIILKEADFIGSTTQILNFAKKSPAQEFIVATEAGILHQMEKDSPTKTFIPAPPNNACACNDCPYMKLNTLEKLYLCMKFQLPEIKMDESLRLAAKKPIDRMMEISRNAGLIK, from the coding sequence ATGAACATAATAGAAGCGAAAGCGCATTTAAATAAAAAAGGTTTTTTAGATCTCCCTGTGGATCCTTCCCTGGATCTATTTGCGGAGATTGAAAAACTAAAGAAAGAGACCAACGCCATTATCTTAGCACATTACTATCAGGAGGCTGATATTCAGGATCTGGCAGATTATATTGGAGATAGCCTGGGCCTCGCGCAACAAGCAGCGACCACTAGTGCGGATGTAATTGTATTTGCCGGTGTACACTTTATGGCGGAAACAGCAAAGATCCTGAATCCGACTAAGAAAGTATTATTGCCCGATTTAAACGCGGGTTGTTCTCTGGCAGACAGTGCACCGACTGAAGCATTTAGAAAATTTAAAGAGGCCCATCCAGACCACATCGTTATTTCTTACATCAATTGTACTGCAGAGATTAAAGCGCTGAGTGATATCATATGTACCAGTGGCAATGTGGAAAAGATCATTGACAGTGTACCTAAGGAACAAAAGATCATATTTGCTCCGGACAGAAATTTAGGTGCTTACATAAACAAACGTACGGGGCGCGATATGCTGCTTTGGGACGGTTCCTGCATGGTTCATGAGATTTTCAGTTTAGAGAAGATTTTAGGCCTTAAAGAGCGGCATCCAGAGGCACTATTATTAGCGCACCCTGAATGTGAAGAGATTATTTTAAAAGAGGCTGATTTTATCGGCAGTACGACCCAGATATTGAATTTTGCTAAAAAGAGTCCTGCACAGGAATTTATTGTGGCGACTGAAGCGGGGATTCTGCATCAGATGGAAAAGGATTCTCCGACAAAAACTTTTATTCCGGCGCCACCCAATAATGCCTGTGCCTGTAACGATTGCCCCTATATGAAACTCAATACGCTGGAGAAGCTGTATTTGTGTATGAAGTTCCAGTTGCCGGAGATAAAAATGGATGAATCGCTGCGGCTGGCGGCCAAGAAGCCTATCGACCGTATGATGGAGATCAGCAGGAATGCAGGATTAATAAAATAA
- a CDS encoding diacylglycerol/lipid kinase family protein: MEHIQTIQQPNVQRVAIQKKERKLIYLVNPISGTAKKETLVTLIEKISKERGLHSEIMPTNKRGNYDFLIDKIQKEDITDIVIIGGDGTVNHVVGALYNEPVTFGIIPYGSGNGLARAAGIPSKPKLAFELILDGDAKYVDAFKVNGHFACMLSGVGFDAKVAHDFATKSNRGLLTYTQQSIINYFKAQPYQFEIEVDKFSFFSDAFFISVANANQFGNNVTIAPEAKLNDGLLDIVVVQKMNKAKLPFAVLQQVRGNNKLQQLVEEVTNKNILYFQTPEIKIKNLLNAPMHIDGEPIDFAPEINVQILKNAYRLIRP, from the coding sequence ATGGAGCATATACAAACGATACAACAGCCAAATGTGCAGCGCGTAGCCATTCAAAAAAAAGAGCGTAAGCTAATCTATCTCGTAAATCCGATCTCCGGAACAGCTAAAAAAGAAACCCTTGTAACACTTATTGAAAAGATCAGTAAAGAAAGAGGGCTTCATTCGGAGATTATGCCTACGAATAAACGAGGCAACTATGATTTTCTGATTGATAAGATCCAAAAAGAAGATATTACGGATATTGTAATCATCGGAGGTGACGGAACAGTAAACCATGTGGTAGGCGCTTTATACAATGAACCGGTTACTTTCGGAATAATTCCCTACGGCAGTGGAAATGGACTGGCCAGAGCAGCAGGTATTCCTTCTAAACCCAAACTGGCTTTTGAACTGATCCTGGATGGCGACGCGAAATATGTAGATGCTTTTAAAGTAAACGGGCATTTTGCCTGCATGCTGAGCGGTGTCGGTTTTGATGCGAAAGTTGCTCACGATTTTGCGACAAAAAGTAATCGGGGTTTACTTACTTATACACAACAAAGTATTATCAATTATTTTAAGGCGCAGCCTTATCAGTTCGAAATTGAAGTGGATAAGTTTTCATTTTTTTCTGATGCTTTTTTTATCAGTGTAGCGAATGCGAATCAGTTCGGGAATAACGTCACGATCGCACCGGAAGCCAAATTAAATGACGGTTTACTGGATATCGTAGTCGTACAGAAAATGAATAAAGCCAAATTACCCTTTGCCGTGCTTCAACAAGTACGTGGCAATAATAAGTTACAACAACTGGTAGAGGAAGTAACCAATAAGAATATTCTGTATTTTCAGACCCCTGAAATTAAAATTAAAAATCTGTTGAATGCCCCGATGCATATTGATGGAGAACCCATTGATTTTGCGCCTGAAATTAATGTTCAGATTCTTAAAAACGCTTACAGGCTTATTCGGCCATAG
- the gap gene encoding type I glyceraldehyde-3-phosphate dehydrogenase produces MSSVKVAINGFGRIGRLVFRQIYNMEGIDVVAVNDLTNPSTLAHLLKYDSAQGRFEGTVTSTDKSIIVNGEEINIYAQRDPSQIPWGEHDVDVVIESTGFFADKDKAAAHLKAGAKRVVISAPATGDLKTIVFNVNHEILDGSETIISCASCTTNCLAPMAKALNDAFKIEVGSMTTVHAYTNDQNTLDAPHPKNDLRRARAAAQNIVPNSTGAAKAIGLVLPELKGVLDGGAQRVPVITGSLTELTAVLAKKTSVEEVNAAMKAASNESFGYNEDPIVSSDIIGIHYGSLFDATQTKVVEFGDKQLVKVTSWYDNEMSYVSQLVRTVHYFAGLISK; encoded by the coding sequence ATGAGTTCAGTTAAAGTTGCGATCAACGGATTTGGTCGCATTGGTCGTCTCGTTTTCCGCCAAATTTATAATATGGAAGGGATCGATGTTGTGGCTGTTAATGACCTTACCAACCCATCAACGTTAGCCCACCTGCTTAAATATGACAGTGCCCAGGGCCGTTTTGAAGGTACCGTAACAAGCACTGACAAATCTATCATCGTCAATGGTGAAGAAATCAATATATATGCCCAAAGAGATCCATCTCAGATTCCGTGGGGAGAGCATGATGTAGATGTTGTTATTGAATCTACAGGCTTCTTTGCCGATAAAGATAAAGCAGCTGCACACTTAAAAGCAGGTGCGAAAAGAGTGGTGATCTCTGCTCCGGCAACCGGTGACCTGAAGACAATTGTTTTCAATGTTAACCATGAGATCCTGGATGGCAGTGAAACGATCATCAGCTGCGCATCTTGTACGACCAACTGTCTGGCTCCTATGGCTAAAGCGTTAAATGACGCTTTCAAAATTGAAGTAGGTAGCATGACCACTGTTCACGCTTATACCAACGACCAGAATACACTGGACGCACCACATCCGAAAAATGACCTGCGTCGTGCCCGCGCTGCTGCCCAGAACATTGTTCCAAATTCTACTGGTGCAGCTAAAGCAATCGGCCTGGTATTGCCAGAACTGAAAGGTGTATTAGACGGAGGTGCCCAGCGCGTTCCTGTTATCACCGGTTCATTAACAGAGCTTACCGCTGTTTTAGCTAAAAAGACCTCTGTTGAAGAAGTTAATGCCGCAATGAAAGCAGCGAGCAATGAAAGCTTCGGTTACAATGAAGATCCTATCGTCAGCTCCGATATCATCGGCATCCATTATGGTTCGTTGTTCGATGCGACACAAACTAAAGTGGTTGAATTCGGCGACAAACAGCTGGTAAAAGTCACCAGCTGGTATGACAATGAAATGAGTTATGTATCTCAACTGGTTCGTACTGTTCATTATTTCGCTGGCTTGATCTCTAAATAA
- the chrA gene encoding chromate efflux transporter, translated as MKLIRHLSFLKAVLWYTLTAFGGAQGHFAMMLKTFVQQRKDITENELLEYNAFCQMLPGASSSQTITLIGYKRGGLILAILALITWVLPASIIMGSLSFLLDYLDKSAIDTKELFKYIKPMAVGFIAFSAVKLCRISINNTITKAILVIGTVLTYSFFKTPWIFPAVIIAAGITTNFSHKRIPQIETATKKIRWGNILIFFAIFILAGVLSETARKNNWSQRGKYNLFENCYRFGSLTFGGGDVLAPLMYEQYVVRPTTKGVQEKNMGVLKMDNDAFLTGYGMLKAIPGPTFTISSFVGGMVLKDRGPSAQFWGCVIATVAIFLPSTLLILFFFPVWNNLKKYAIIYRSLEGINAAVVAIISASSLYLMKDISVNVIDGNIEHIINITTIAGTFLLLKYTRVPAPYIVIICLLLGVIF; from the coding sequence TTGAAACTAATCAGGCACTTAAGCTTTCTAAAGGCCGTTCTATGGTATACTTTAACTGCATTCGGAGGGGCGCAGGGTCATTTTGCCATGATGCTTAAAACCTTTGTGCAGCAAAGGAAAGATATTACGGAAAATGAACTCCTGGAATACAATGCTTTTTGCCAGATGTTACCGGGTGCATCCTCTTCACAGACAATTACACTGATTGGCTATAAAAGGGGTGGTCTGATTCTGGCCATACTAGCTTTAATAACGTGGGTTTTACCAGCCAGTATCATTATGGGTAGTCTGTCGTTTTTACTGGACTATCTGGATAAAAGTGCCATTGATACCAAAGAGCTCTTCAAATACATCAAACCGATGGCTGTGGGGTTTATCGCATTTTCAGCAGTAAAATTGTGTAGAATATCCATCAATAACACCATTACTAAGGCCATCCTGGTTATCGGTACTGTTTTGACCTATAGTTTTTTTAAAACTCCCTGGATCTTTCCTGCCGTAATCATTGCTGCCGGCATTACCACCAATTTCAGCCATAAGCGTATTCCGCAAATAGAAACAGCAACCAAAAAGATCCGTTGGGGAAATATCTTAATATTTTTCGCCATTTTCATCCTGGCCGGTGTTCTTTCAGAAACAGCGCGTAAAAATAACTGGAGTCAACGCGGTAAATATAATCTTTTTGAAAACTGTTATCGCTTTGGTTCACTCACATTCGGGGGGGGAGATGTGCTGGCCCCGTTGATGTATGAACAGTATGTTGTACGTCCCACGACTAAAGGCGTTCAGGAAAAAAATATGGGGGTATTGAAAATGGACAATGATGCCTTTCTAACTGGCTATGGTATGCTGAAGGCCATTCCGGGGCCAACATTTACCATCAGTTCTTTTGTAGGAGGAATGGTCCTGAAAGACCGAGGGCCGTCAGCACAGTTTTGGGGTTGTGTTATCGCGACAGTTGCCATCTTTCTCCCCTCAACTTTGCTTATTCTTTTTTTCTTTCCCGTATGGAATAATTTAAAAAAATATGCAATTATTTACCGCTCACTTGAAGGCATTAATGCCGCCGTGGTTGCCATCATATCAGCTTCTTCTCTATATCTTATGAAAGATATTTCCGTAAATGTTATCGATGGAAATATAGAACATATTATTAATATAACAACTATTGCCGGAACGTTTTTATTACTTAAATATACCCGGGTTCCGGCTCCTTATATCGTAATTATTTGTCTCCTGTTAGGGGTTATATTTTAA
- the purD gene encoding phosphoribosylamine--glycine ligase yields MNILILGSGGREHALAWKIKESKHCDKVFIAPGNAGTAAVGQNVPIDVNDFDAIKQFVIDNKVTMLVVGPEDPLVNGVYDYFQGQQDWKGMVIAPSRAGAQLEGSKAFSKKFMERHRIPTASYAEFNADNYQEGKTYIASHSLPVVLKADGLAAGKGVVIAQTHEEALKTFEEMILNKQFGEASSKVVIEQFLDGIEVSVFILTDGKDYKIIGHAKDYKRIGEGDTGLNTGGMGCVTPVPFMDTSFMEKVENQIIRPTVEGIAKEEIDYKGFIFFGLINVKGEPMVIEYNCRMGDPETEVIMPSLNADIVDLFLAVYYGGLNEVNIQPAVQSCVTVVAVSGGYPGSYEKGKKITLPELKQNNESLIFHAGTQLQGTDILTNGGRVLAITSFGENIEAAAEKSRQLLKDIHFDGIQYRKDIGYEFK; encoded by the coding sequence ATGAATATACTCATATTGGGGTCTGGAGGTAGAGAGCATGCCCTGGCCTGGAAAATCAAGGAAAGTAAACATTGTGATAAGGTGTTTATTGCACCCGGTAATGCAGGAACAGCTGCTGTGGGTCAGAATGTCCCCATTGACGTAAACGATTTTGATGCGATCAAACAATTTGTGATTGATAACAAGGTCACCATGTTGGTGGTAGGACCTGAAGACCCGTTGGTAAATGGCGTCTATGACTATTTTCAGGGGCAGCAGGATTGGAAGGGAATGGTTATCGCGCCCTCCAGAGCTGGAGCTCAGCTGGAAGGCAGCAAGGCTTTTTCCAAAAAATTTATGGAACGCCATCGGATTCCAACAGCCTCTTATGCGGAGTTTAATGCAGATAATTATCAGGAGGGTAAAACTTATATAGCAAGCCATAGCCTGCCTGTTGTCCTGAAAGCCGATGGTCTGGCAGCAGGCAAAGGTGTCGTCATCGCTCAAACCCACGAGGAAGCGCTCAAGACGTTTGAAGAAATGATACTCAACAAACAATTTGGAGAAGCGTCTTCCAAAGTGGTCATTGAGCAGTTCCTGGACGGCATCGAAGTAAGTGTCTTTATATTAACTGATGGCAAAGATTATAAGATTATTGGCCATGCAAAAGATTATAAGCGCATTGGTGAAGGCGACACCGGGCTGAATACCGGCGGAATGGGTTGTGTTACGCCGGTCCCTTTTATGGATACTTCTTTCATGGAGAAAGTAGAGAACCAGATTATACGCCCGACAGTTGAAGGCATTGCTAAAGAGGAAATTGACTATAAAGGATTTATATTCTTCGGCCTGATTAACGTCAAGGGGGAACCAATGGTCATTGAATATAACTGTCGCATGGGAGATCCGGAAACGGAAGTAATTATGCCTAGTCTGAATGCAGATATAGTAGACCTGTTCCTGGCTGTCTACTATGGAGGATTAAATGAGGTAAATATACAACCGGCCGTGCAGTCTTGCGTTACTGTAGTAGCCGTAAGTGGAGGCTATCCCGGATCTTATGAGAAGGGGAAAAAAATCACCCTTCCCGAATTAAAACAAAACAATGAAAGCCTGATCTTTCACGCAGGCACTCAATTGCAGGGAACGGATATCCTGACAAATGGAGGCCGAGTGCTAGCCATTACTTCTTTTGGGGAAAACATTGAGGCGGCGGCGGAAAAATCCCGGCAGCTTCTAAAAGACATTCATTTTGACGGGATTCAGTATAGAAAGGATATTGGTTATGAATTTAAATAA
- a CDS encoding NADH-quinone oxidoreductase subunit A, translating to MSLNHILSAAPGVVENATDYLPIALQIIFAIGFVALMIFVSSLLGPKRKTNDKLANFTSGITTHGNARQPMAIKYFLIAILFVLFDVEVIFFYPYAVNFKSLSWTGFIEILLFVGLFLIGFVYIIKKRALQWED from the coding sequence ATGTCATTAAATCATATTTTAAGTGCCGCTCCGGGTGTAGTTGAAAACGCGACCGATTATTTACCTATCGCCTTACAGATCATTTTTGCAATAGGTTTCGTAGCGCTGATGATCTTCGTGTCTTCTTTACTAGGCCCTAAACGCAAAACAAATGATAAGCTCGCTAACTTTACCAGTGGTATTACGACCCATGGTAACGCGCGGCAGCCGATGGCCATTAAATACTTCTTGATTGCGATCCTTTTCGTTTTATTTGACGTAGAAGTTATTTTCTTCTATCCCTATGCTGTTAACTTTAAAAGCCTCTCCTGGACAGGTTTTATAGAAATACTGCTTTTTGTGGGTTTATTTCTTATTGGGTTTGTCTATATTATTAAAAAGAGAGCGTTACAGTGGGAAGATTAA